The sequence CCCCGTGCTCGTGTTCGCCGCGTTCTTCGGGCTCCAGATCGCATTCCCCGCACGGACGACGGGTGCTGTTGACGCCGCCGCTGCCACAGTCCTTCGCGGCGGCGGTCCACTGTTTCTCGCTGCCGTCTTCCTCTCCGTCTGTTACTGTCTGTTCCTACTGGTTGGGCCCTGGGGAGACATCAAATTGGGCGGTCCGGACACGGAACCCAGTTACACCTATCCGACGTACTTTACGCTCGTGTTTACCGCTGGCATCGCAGCTGGACTGGTCTTCTGGGGTCCTACCGAGGCCCTGTTTCACTACGACCAGCCACCGCCGTACGTCGGGGCAGCCGCCGGGTCGCCGGGCGCGGTCAACGGTGCGCTTGTGTACACCCTCTTTCACTGGGGCGTCTCGGCCTGGAGCGCCTACGCCGTCATCGGCGTCCCGATAGCGTACTTCGCGTTCACGCGGGACGCACCACTCCGGGTTTCGACGGTGCTGGCACCGATTCTCGGTGTCGATGAACTTGACTCGGCCTGGGCTACACTGGTCGATACGCTGGCCGTCTTTGCCACTATCGGCGGCATCGCCACCTCGGTCGCACTCGTGAGCGAGCAGTTCCTCGCCGGAATCAATTACCAGTGGGACGTGGCAGCCGGTGAGGTCGGGCCGGTCCTGTTCGTCGGCGGCCTGACGCTGATATTCGTTGTCTCCAGTGCGACTGGAATCCACCGTGGCATCCGTCGCATCGCCGGTCTCAATATCGTCCTGTTCGGCCTGTTCGCGCTTCTCATCGCTGCCGTCGGTCCACGGTCGTTCATTCTCCAGCGAGGAACGCAGGCACTTGGGACCTACGTGGTGGAGTTCGTTCCGTTGAGTCTTCACACGGGCGGGCAGTGGGTCGCGGCGTGGACCGTCTGGAACTGGTCGTGGTGGTTTTCCTGGGCACCCTTCGCGGGGCTGTTCATCGCCGCACTCTCCCGCGGCCGCCGGGTCAGAACTGTCGTGTTCACGAGTGTCGTCGCAACCTCGGCGGCGACGATGGTCTGGTTCCTGCTGCTCGGTGGCACGTCACTGTTCATCCAGCAGACAGGGCAGGCCGATATCCTTGCCGCGATCGCACAGCGTGGTGGTTCGGAAGCCGTCGCCGGGTTCCCGCTGTTCGCGTCGCTGCCGCTTGGACAGCTCCTGATGTTCCTGTTTCTCGCGCTCATCATCGTGTTCATGGCCACATCGGCGGATACCTCGACGCTCGTCGTCTCGGTTCTGGCGACCCGACGGGGGATGGCACCGTCGGCGACGCATATCGTCTTCTGGGGCGTTTTTCAGGGAGCGGTCGCTGTCTCGGTGTTGCTTCTTGGAGGCGCTGAGACGCTACAGGCTCTGGCCGTCCTGACTGGCGGCCCGTTCGCCGTGATCTCACTCGTGGCGGTCGGCGGGCTAACCGTGACATGGTACCGGGACGAGCAGGGCCACACGTCCCTCCTCAGACGCGCCGTCAGGAAATTGCCGACCGTTCAGACACACCACGACGTCGACCCACCCGAAAAGAAGTAGATTGCGCCGGCGATGCGGTTTCAGGCCTTCGCGACCTCGGTACAGAAGTTTTCGACGATCTGCTTCCCGGCGTCAGTGAGGATGCTTTCCGGGTGGAACTGGACGCCGATGTGCGGTTTCTCGGCGTGCTGGACGCCCATCACGGTCCCCTGCTCGTCGTTGGTGTAGGCCGTTTCCGAAAGCGTGTCTGGGAGTTCCGATGCCTCGACGGCCAACGAGTGATACCGCCCGACCTCGAACGGGTCGTCGACGTCGTCGTATAGCCTCGTTCCATCGTGGCGAACCTCCGAGGGTTTCCCGTGGACCACGCTCGGTGCGTGGCCGACAGGGGTCCCGTGGGCCGCACAGAGCGCCTGGTGGCCCAGACAGACGCCAAGCGCCGGGTACGCCGTCTCGGCGAACACGTCGATGGACACGCCGGCCTCCGCTGGCGTCCCGGGCCCCGGCGAGACGACGATGCCGTCCGGGTCG is a genomic window of Haloarcula sp. H-GB4 containing:
- a CDS encoding BCCT family transporter; translation: MATSDASGISEIVGQLLVPLCAASGALVLAGFFFPTLVGEAVTGPAWLTIALVFFSSGLCYIALLPYSEDATRPAAADVLLRVRRTNVRRAVREFLTQHEPAILTFPVLVFAAFFGLQIAFPARTTGAVDAAAATVLRGGGPLFLAAVFLSVCYCLFLLVGPWGDIKLGGPDTEPSYTYPTYFTLVFTAGIAAGLVFWGPTEALFHYDQPPPYVGAAAGSPGAVNGALVYTLFHWGVSAWSAYAVIGVPIAYFAFTRDAPLRVSTVLAPILGVDELDSAWATLVDTLAVFATIGGIATSVALVSEQFLAGINYQWDVAAGEVGPVLFVGGLTLIFVVSSATGIHRGIRRIAGLNIVLFGLFALLIAAVGPRSFILQRGTQALGTYVVEFVPLSLHTGGQWVAAWTVWNWSWWFSWAPFAGLFIAALSRGRRVRTVVFTSVVATSAATMVWFLLLGGTSLFIQQTGQADILAAIAQRGGSEAVAGFPLFASLPLGQLLMFLFLALIIVFMATSADTSTLVVSVLATRRGMAPSATHIVFWGVFQGAVAVSVLLLGGAETLQALAVLTGGPFAVISLVAVGGLTVTWYRDEQGHTSLLRRAVRKLPTVQTHHDVDPPEKK
- a CDS encoding aminodeoxychorismate/anthranilate synthase component II is translated as MILIIDNYDSFAYNLVQYVGEFDDVTVRRNDAIDVEGIHELDPDGIVVSPGPGTPAEAGVSIDVFAETAYPALGVCLGHQALCAAHGTPVGHAPSVVHGKPSEVRHDGTRLYDDVDDPFEVGRYHSLAVEASELPDTLSETAYTNDEQGTVMGVQHAEKPHIGVQFHPESILTDAGKQIVENFCTEVAKA